A stretch of DNA from Micromonospora peucetia:
GAAGGCGTCCAGGGCGGCGACGTCGGGCAGGCCCTCACCGTTGCGGCCGTCGGTGTTGACCAGCGCGGCGGCGGCGGTCAGGGAGCACTCCGTGTCATGGGTGAAAAGCAACTTGACTCCTGTCGGAGTGCCGGCCTAGCGTCACGAGCATAGCGGCAGTTTACTCATGACAGTTGGAGTGGATCGATGCGTCAACCACCCGCCGCCGGGCTCGGTCTCGGCCTCGCCCTGCTCTCCGCCGTCACCTTCGCCACGTCGGGCACGTTCGCCCGGTCCCTCATCGACGCCGGCTGGTCGGCGGAAGCGGCCGTGGCCGCACGGGTCGGCATCGCCGCGCTGGTGGTGGCGATCCCGGCCGCGCTCTCCCTGCGCGGCAGGTGGGGCGTGCTGCGTCGCAACCTGGCCGCGATCGGCGTGTTCGGGCTGCTCGGGGTCGCGACGGCCCAGGTCTGCTTCTTCAATGCGGTCCGCTACCTCCCCGTCGGCGTCGCGCTGCTGCTGGAGTATCTCGGCATCGTCCTGGTGGTGGGCTGGATGTGGCTGGTCCACGGGCAGCGTCCCCGCCGGCTGACCGTCGCCGGCTCGGTGGCGGCCCTCGCCGGCCTGTTCTTCGTCCTGGACCTGACCGGCGCCGGTCGGCTCGACCCGGTGGGCGTGCTCTGGGGACTCGGGGCGGCCCTCGGCCTCGCCGGCTACTTCGTGCTCGCGGGGCGGGTCGACGAGAGGTTGCCGTCGGTGGCCCTGGCCAGCGGCGGCATGGCCGTCGGGGCCGCCGTCCTGCTGCTGCTCGGTGCCCTCGGGGCGCTGCCGCTGCGGGCGACCCTCGGCGAGGTCACCTTCGCCGGGCAGCGCACCAGTTGGCTGGTGCCGGTGGTCGGGCTGTCGCTGGTGGCCGCCGTCGTCGCGTATCTCGCCGGGATCGCCGGCACCCGGATCCTTGGCGCCCGGCTGTCGTCGTTCGTCGGGTTGACCGAGGTGATGTTCGCCGTCCTGATCGCCTGGCTGGTGCTGGGCGAACTGCCCACCGCAGTGCAACTGTCCGGTGGCGCCCTGATCGTCGCCGGTGTCGCGCTGGTGCGTGTCGACGAGCTGCGCGCTCCCCGCCCCGAGGACCGCCCGCAGTCGCGCGACCCCGAGCCCGCCCTGCCGTGACGACCCGGACGGCCCGCCCTGCCGCACGATCCATCGCGCATGCAAAGAGATCCGCGTCATAGCCGACGGTGCACTGGCGGAAAGCGCTCGGGTGTTGTCTGATGGCTGCCACATCCCGCAACGAGAGGATCCGATGTGGTGAGTAAGCGCTTCACCGCCGGTGCTGTCGCGTCCGCGACCGTGCTGGCACTAGCGGTGACGGGCATGAGCGTGCCGGCCAGTGCCGAGCCGAGCAGTGCCCGTACCTTCACCGTCGTTGCCGAGGACGGCGTCTCCGCGGACGCGGCCATCGCCGCGATCCGGTCGGCCGGTGGCACGGTGGTCTCCCGGTCCGACGAGGTCGGCATGTTCCGGGTGACCAGCGCCCGGACGGACTTCGCCACGAAGGCCACCGCCGCTTCGGCGCTGATCGGCGCCACCGAGCAGAAGGTGATCGGGCGTAAGCCCAAGCTGGACCGGGTCGAGCAGGAGCACCTGCTGGCCGCCGCCGCGGCCAAGGGCGCGGGCGCCCAGCGCGGCAAGAAGATGGACCCGCTGGACGACAAGCTCTGGGGCCTGGAGATGATCCGGGCCGACCAGGCCCGCAAGATCGAGCCGGGCGACCGCCGGGTCACCGTCGGTGTCCTGGACACCGGCGTCGACGCCAGCAACCCGGACATCGCGCCGAACTTCAACTGGGCGCTCTCCCGTAACTTCGCCCCCGACATCGTGGAAATCGACGGCGAGTGCGAGGTGGCGAGCTGCCTCGACCCGGTCGGCACCGACGACGGCGGGCACGGCACCCACGTGGCCGGCACCATCGGCGCGGCGGCCAACGGGTTCGGCCTCTCCGGCGTCGCCCCGAACATCTCCCTGGTCGAGCTCAAGGGCGGCCAGGACGCTGGCTACTTCTTCCTGGAGCCGGTGGTCAACTCCCTGCTGCACGCCGGGAAGGTCGGCCTGGACGTGGTCAACATGTCCTTCTACGTCGACCCGTGGCTCTTTAACTGCACCGCCAACCCGGCCGACTCCCCCGAGCACCAGGCCGAGCAGCGGGCGACCATCAAGGCCATGAAGCGGGCGCTGAACTTCGCCCACAGCCGGGGTGTCACCCTGGTCGGCGCGCTGGGCAACAACCACGAGGACCTGGGTGACCCGCGTACTGACGTGTCGAGCCCGAACTACGGCGACACGGCGCCCTACCCGCGTGAGATCGACAACGACAGCTGCTGGAACCTGCCCACCGAGGGGCCGAACGTGATCAGCGTCTCGTCGGTCGGGCCGTCCGGCAAGA
This window harbors:
- a CDS encoding EamA family transporter, with the translated sequence MRQPPAAGLGLGLALLSAVTFATSGTFARSLIDAGWSAEAAVAARVGIAALVVAIPAALSLRGRWGVLRRNLAAIGVFGLLGVATAQVCFFNAVRYLPVGVALLLEYLGIVLVVGWMWLVHGQRPRRLTVAGSVAALAGLFFVLDLTGAGRLDPVGVLWGLGAALGLAGYFVLAGRVDERLPSVALASGGMAVGAAVLLLLGALGALPLRATLGEVTFAGQRTSWLVPVVGLSLVAAVVAYLAGIAGTRILGARLSSFVGLTEVMFAVLIAWLVLGELPTAVQLSGGALIVAGVALVRVDELRAPRPEDRPQSRDPEPALP
- a CDS encoding S8 family serine peptidase, with protein sequence MSKRFTAGAVASATVLALAVTGMSVPASAEPSSARTFTVVAEDGVSADAAIAAIRSAGGTVVSRSDEVGMFRVTSARTDFATKATAASALIGATEQKVIGRKPKLDRVEQEHLLAAAAAKGAGAQRGKKMDPLDDKLWGLEMIRADQARKIEPGDRRVTVGVLDTGVDASNPDIAPNFNWALSRNFAPDIVEIDGECEVASCLDPVGTDDGGHGTHVAGTIGAAANGFGLSGVAPNISLVELKGGQDAGYFFLEPVVNSLLHAGKVGLDVVNMSFYVDPWLFNCTANPADSPEHQAEQRATIKAMKRALNFAHSRGVTLVGALGNNHEDLGDPRTDVSSPNYGDTAPYPREIDNDSCWNLPTEGPNVISVSSVGPSGKKSDFSNYGTEQTAVAAPGGWFRDGFGTDTYRTDANMILSTYPKKVLQEEGSVDANGNIAAGFEETVFKACKANGECGYYTYLQGTSMAAPHASGVAALIVSKHGKKDRQGGFGMAPKVVEQHLYRTAAERACPEPRLQSYANEGRDAEFDAYCAGGLNFNGFYGYGMVDAYSAVKTPVKPNARP